From a region of the Pseudanabaena sp. ABRG5-3 genome:
- the sfsA gene encoding DNA/RNA nuclease SfsA, with amino-acid sequence MTQVHTYSDLRIGHLVSRYKRFFADIELENGELITSHCANTGPMTGVCQIGSPVLVSYHSSPKRKLAYSWEAIYLDNEWIGVNTSLPNRVIGHMLDRHLLPELGLYTTVKSEVAYGNEKSRIDFLLTDAVDGKRTYVEVKNTTWCMGNLALFPDTVTTRGQKHLRELMSVISGDTAAALIFFINRGDCDRFAAGAEADPEYDRLLTEAITRGVKILPCRFKIEPTKITYLGLANL; translated from the coding sequence ATGACACAAGTCCATACTTATTCCGATTTACGCATAGGTCATCTGGTTAGTCGCTACAAGCGCTTTTTTGCAGATATAGAACTAGAAAATGGGGAGCTAATCACGTCCCATTGTGCAAATACAGGACCAATGACGGGAGTATGTCAAATAGGAAGTCCTGTCTTAGTTTCCTATCACTCCAGCCCTAAGCGCAAACTTGCCTATAGTTGGGAAGCAATTTATTTAGATAATGAATGGATTGGAGTGAATACTAGTCTTCCCAATCGCGTGATTGGACATATGCTCGATCGCCATTTGCTACCAGAGCTAGGGCTTTATACAACCGTGAAGAGTGAAGTTGCTTACGGTAATGAAAAGAGCCGTATTGATTTTCTTCTCACAGATGCTGTTGATGGAAAAAGAACCTATGTGGAAGTTAAAAATACTACTTGGTGTATGGGAAATTTAGCTTTATTTCCTGATACTGTGACGACACGCGGACAAAAGCACCTGCGCGAACTAATGTCGGTAATTTCGGGAGATACTGCCGCCGCTCTAATCTTCTTTATTAATCGCGGAGATTGCGATCGCTTTGCCGCAGGAGCCGAAGCTGATCCTGAGTATGACAGACTGCTCACAGAGGCGATCACCAGAGGAGTCAAGATACTACCCTGCCGCTTCAAGATTGAACCGACAAAAATCACATATTTGGGCTTAGCAAATCTATAA
- a CDS encoding AMP-dependent synthetase/ligase, producing the protein MPNSSQPLQVAQLNSLWQIWEQGAKVHPDAIALHDPHAKPPVRISYKDTFEQINAFGAGLRSLGVNFGDKVALIADNSPRWLIADQGILAIGAANATRSSQAERSELLYIIEHSDSVAIVVENLATLKKLEPELHSLPVKQIILLSDEAAPEGAYNFQQLLDKGNSKDLGNPPIKRDTLATLIYTSGTTARPKGVMLTHGNFLYEVEGAQSVLQLQVNEKVLSILPTWHSYERTFEYFIFSQGCTQIYTNLRTIKKDLKEHKPHYMVAVPRLWESIYEGVQKNFRDQPESKQRLVKFFLKTSQKYIIAKRVVQGLNLENLYPSLGDKFKASLVVLGLWAVHKLGHKLVYQKVREATGGNFKYIVSGGGSIAEHLEDFYEIVGIEILGGYGLTETSPITHVRRPHRNIRGGDGQPLSQTETRIVDLSTRADVPVGQQGLVLIRGPQVMQGYYKNSEATAKAIDPQGWFDTGDLGYVSKWDDLVITGRAKDTIVLTNGENIEPQPIEDACIRSPYIDQVVLVGQDQKQLGVLIVPNLSALEAAGLIPPDSTLASILPELNQPKIRNLYREELNREVQNRPGYSINDRIGVFEFLPEPFTIENGFLTQTFKIRRNIVFERYQDIIVKMFTS; encoded by the coding sequence ATGCCTAATTCTTCTCAACCGTTGCAAGTAGCTCAATTAAATAGTCTTTGGCAAATATGGGAGCAAGGAGCAAAAGTACATCCTGATGCGATCGCTCTCCACGATCCCCATGCCAAGCCACCTGTACGAATTTCCTATAAAGATACCTTTGAGCAAATTAATGCGTTCGGGGCAGGTTTGCGATCACTAGGGGTAAACTTTGGCGACAAGGTGGCGCTGATCGCCGATAACTCACCAAGGTGGTTAATTGCCGATCAGGGGATTTTAGCGATTGGGGCCGCCAATGCTACCCGCAGTTCGCAAGCCGAGCGCAGTGAATTGCTTTACATCATCGAGCATAGTGATAGTGTGGCGATCGTGGTGGAAAATCTGGCTACTCTCAAAAAACTAGAGCCAGAGCTGCATAGCTTACCTGTTAAACAAATTATTTTATTGTCTGACGAAGCTGCACCTGAAGGTGCTTATAACTTTCAGCAATTGCTAGACAAAGGTAATAGCAAGGATTTAGGCAATCCCCCCATTAAACGCGATACTTTAGCAACGCTAATCTATACGTCAGGTACAACTGCCAGACCGAAGGGAGTCATGCTCACCCACGGCAATTTTCTCTACGAAGTGGAAGGCGCTCAGTCAGTTTTACAACTACAAGTTAACGAAAAAGTTCTCAGTATTCTGCCAACATGGCATTCCTACGAGCGCACCTTTGAATATTTCATCTTTTCCCAAGGTTGCACTCAGATTTACACCAATCTCCGCACCATTAAAAAGGATTTAAAGGAGCATAAGCCCCATTACATGGTTGCTGTGCCGCGTCTGTGGGAATCAATCTATGAAGGTGTCCAGAAAAACTTCCGCGATCAGCCTGAGAGCAAACAGCGCTTAGTCAAATTTTTCCTCAAAACCAGCCAGAAATATATCATTGCCAAACGGGTTGTCCAAGGCTTAAATCTTGAAAATCTCTATCCTTCTCTAGGTGACAAATTTAAAGCATCGCTGGTAGTTTTGGGACTATGGGCAGTTCACAAACTTGGTCATAAATTGGTTTATCAAAAAGTCCGTGAAGCAACGGGCGGCAACTTCAAATACATCGTGAGTGGTGGCGGCTCGATCGCTGAACACCTCGAAGACTTCTATGAAATTGTCGGCATCGAAATTTTGGGGGGATATGGTTTGACCGAAACCTCACCAATTACCCATGTACGTCGTCCACACCGCAATATTCGTGGTGGTGATGGGCAGCCTCTGTCGCAAACTGAAACCCGCATTGTTGATCTATCAACTCGCGCCGATGTGCCAGTTGGTCAGCAGGGCTTAGTCCTCATTCGCGGCCCACAGGTAATGCAGGGTTATTACAAAAATTCTGAAGCGACAGCTAAGGCGATCGATCCACAGGGTTGGTTTGATACAGGCGATTTGGGCTATGTCAGCAAGTGGGATGACTTAGTAATCACAGGTCGTGCCAAAGATACGATCGTCTTAACCAATGGCGAGAATATTGAACCTCAACCCATTGAAGATGCCTGTATTCGCAGTCCTTACATTGACCAAGTGGTATTAGTGGGGCAAGACCAGAAACAATTGGGTGTTTTAATCGTTCCTAACCTTTCAGCACTGGAAGCTGCGGGGTTAATCCCCCCCGATTCAACATTGGCAAGCATTTTGCCAGAGTTGAATCAGCCTAAAATTCGCAATCTATATCGGGAAGAATTGAACCGTGAAGTGCAAAACCGCCCCGGATATAGCATTAATGATCGCATTGGTGTATTTGAGTTCTTACCTGAACCCTTTACAATCGAAAATGGGTTCCTCACGCAGACATTCAAAATCCGACGTAACATCGTATTTGAGCGTTATCAAGATATTATTGTCAAAATGTTTACTTCATGA
- a CDS encoding tetratricopeptide repeat protein, which produces MQDLVAAFESQFAHQQFSAASATLQQLLSDFPDDPQLRILQGRLYDAMGKPNEAEEIFRRLLKAQLPAKLIAQARQGLLAIEMAEVNARQVRIDELLALEGGSSLAYLALLPVTPDRKDWAIAKIARIFRTDPYTARFKIPNRHPKIIRTGTLAEMRAYGEDLQNYGIAAIWLSIDAIAQIPVYQVEYFSEFQVHPKADLQVKAIAGIDEITFAPQDVIVKVEGILPTFGDVVVVDAKHKLARKEQILDRVHICDLHLRSYKVNGKTSDRAGILRFHDNQYRFEFGLQLPVERSLKHIAPTVQEHWTELSKWLARTMPKAKTANDFQSFAEMAIVYPEFLNAIEVTHINLDRPKPSLWDNSFQLYSSTIFSYVDLAT; this is translated from the coding sequence ATGCAAGATCTCGTAGCTGCGTTTGAGAGTCAGTTCGCTCATCAACAGTTCTCCGCCGCTTCAGCAACGCTTCAGCAATTGCTGTCAGATTTTCCTGACGATCCGCAGTTACGGATTTTGCAGGGTCGCCTCTATGATGCTATGGGCAAACCCAATGAAGCTGAGGAGATTTTTCGCCGTCTGCTTAAGGCTCAGTTACCTGCTAAGTTAATCGCACAGGCGCGTCAAGGCTTGCTGGCGATCGAGATGGCTGAGGTAAATGCTCGTCAAGTGAGGATTGATGAGTTATTAGCACTTGAGGGTGGTTCTAGTCTTGCCTATCTTGCTCTATTGCCAGTGACACCAGATCGCAAAGACTGGGCGATCGCCAAAATTGCCCGCATTTTTCGTACTGATCCCTATACAGCCAGATTTAAAATCCCCAATCGCCATCCCAAAATTATTCGCACGGGCACATTGGCGGAGATGCGCGCCTATGGTGAAGATTTACAAAATTATGGCATTGCGGCGATTTGGTTAAGTATTGACGCGATCGCCCAGATTCCCGTTTACCAAGTTGAATATTTTAGTGAGTTTCAAGTTCATCCTAAAGCTGATCTTCAAGTAAAGGCGATCGCAGGTATTGATGAAATTACCTTTGCTCCTCAAGATGTGATTGTCAAAGTAGAGGGGATTTTGCCAACTTTTGGTGATGTGGTGGTGGTCGATGCTAAGCACAAACTCGCCCGTAAGGAACAAATTTTAGATCGCGTCCATATTTGCGATTTACATCTGCGGAGTTACAAAGTGAATGGCAAAACTAGCGATCGCGCTGGTATTCTCCGCTTTCATGACAATCAGTACCGCTTTGAGTTTGGTTTGCAACTGCCTGTGGAGCGATCACTCAAGCATATTGCCCCAACCGTTCAAGAACATTGGACAGAATTAAGTAAGTGGCTGGCGCGAACGATGCCCAAGGCAAAAACTGCCAATGATTTTCAAAGTTTTGCGGAAATGGCAATTGTTTATCCAGAATTTTTAAATGCGATCGAGGTAACGCATATTAACCTTGATCGTCCTAAGCCCAGTCTATGGGACAACAGTTTTCAGCTATATAGCAGCACTATTTTTAGTTATGTCGATCTGGCAACTTAA
- a CDS encoding Hfq-related RNA-binding protein: MSAPTATKIGLNTSLPSIRRIHGIIRDKHEVEIKLLTGDQLRGKISWIDDQCICLDTSGHKVVIWQHAIAFIKG, translated from the coding sequence ATGAGCGCACCAACAGCAACCAAAATCGGACTCAACACCTCTCTACCAAGTATTCGTCGCATTCATGGCATTATTCGCGACAAGCATGAAGTTGAAATTAAACTGCTTACAGGCGATCAATTGCGGGGCAAAATTAGCTGGATTGATGATCAATGTATTTGCCTAGACACATCAGGACATAAAGTGGTGATCTGGCAACATGCGATCGCCTTTATCAAGGGCTAA